One Streptomyces puniciscabiei DNA window includes the following coding sequences:
- the rhaD gene encoding bifunctional rhamnulose-1-phosphate aldolase/short-chain dehydrogenase codes for PDSGIALACAADGEKLTAECFGDTVAWVPWRRPGFQLGLDIAAVKAANPRAVGCILGGHGITAWGDSSEECERNSLHIIRTAEAFLAERGKAEPFGPVIEGYEALPEAERRERAAALAPYVRALASLDKAQVGHFDDSDAVLDFLARAEHPRLAALGTSCPDHFLRTKVRPLVLDLPPTAPLEEAVARLQELHAAYREEYAAYYQRHAAADSPAMRGADPAIVLVPGVGMFSFGKDKQTARVAGEFYVNAIQVMRGAEAVSAYAPIEESEKFRIEYWALEEAKLRRMPKPKPLATRVALVTGAGSGIGRAIAHRLVTEGACVVVADLDGGNAATAAEELGGPDKAVAVTVDVTDEEQIAAAFRAAVLAFGGVDLVVNNAGISISKPLLETSARDWDLQHDIMARGSFLVSREAARVMIAQGLGGDIVYIASKNAVFAGPNNIAYSATKADQAHQVRLLAAELGEHGIRVNGVNPDGVVRGSGIFAGGWGAQRAAVYGVPEEKLGEFYAQRTILKREVLPDHVANAVFALTGGDLTHTTGLHIPVDAGVAAAFLR; via the coding sequence CACCGGACTCCGGGATCGCGCTCGCCTGCGCGGCCGACGGGGAGAAGCTGACCGCCGAGTGCTTCGGGGACACGGTGGCGTGGGTGCCGTGGCGGCGGCCCGGGTTCCAGCTCGGGCTGGACATCGCGGCGGTCAAGGCCGCCAACCCGCGGGCCGTCGGCTGCATCCTGGGCGGGCACGGCATCACCGCCTGGGGCGACAGTTCCGAGGAGTGCGAGCGCAACTCGCTGCACATCATCCGCACTGCCGAGGCGTTCTTGGCGGAGCGCGGGAAGGCCGAGCCCTTCGGGCCCGTGATCGAGGGGTACGAGGCCCTTCCCGAGGCCGAGCGCCGGGAGCGGGCCGCGGCGCTCGCGCCGTACGTGCGGGCGCTCGCCTCGCTGGACAAGGCGCAGGTCGGGCACTTCGACGACTCCGACGCCGTGCTGGACTTCCTCGCCCGCGCCGAGCACCCCCGGCTGGCCGCCCTCGGCACCTCCTGCCCCGACCACTTCCTGCGCACGAAGGTACGGCCGCTGGTGCTGGACCTGCCGCCGACCGCGCCGCTGGAGGAGGCCGTCGCCCGGCTCCAGGAGCTCCACGCGGCCTACCGCGAGGAGTACGCCGCCTACTACCAGCGGCACGCGGCCGCCGACTCCCCCGCCATGCGCGGCGCCGACCCGGCCATCGTGCTCGTCCCCGGTGTGGGCATGTTCAGCTTCGGCAAGGACAAGCAGACCGCCCGCGTGGCCGGTGAGTTCTACGTCAACGCCATCCAGGTGATGCGCGGCGCCGAGGCGGTGTCGGCGTACGCGCCGATCGAGGAGTCGGAGAAGTTCCGCATCGAGTACTGGGCGCTGGAGGAGGCCAAGCTCCGGCGGATGCCGAAGCCGAAGCCGCTGGCCACCCGGGTCGCCCTGGTCACCGGGGCGGGCAGCGGGATCGGCAGGGCGATCGCGCACCGGCTGGTGACCGAAGGGGCGTGTGTCGTCGTCGCGGATCTCGACGGCGGCAACGCCGCCACGGCCGCCGAGGAGCTGGGCGGGCCCGACAAGGCCGTCGCCGTCACGGTGGACGTGACGGACGAGGAGCAGATCGCCGCTGCCTTCAGGGCGGCCGTGCTCGCCTTCGGCGGCGTCGACCTGGTCGTCAACAACGCCGGGATCTCCATCTCCAAGCCACTGCTGGAGACTTCGGCGCGCGACTGGGACCTGCAGCACGACATCATGGCCCGCGGTTCCTTCCTCGTCTCGCGGGAGGCGGCGCGGGTGATGATCGCGCAGGGGCTGGGCGGTGACATCGTGTACATCGCGTCCAAGAACGCCGTCTTCGCCGGGCCGAACAACATCGCCTACTCCGCCACCAAGGCCGACCAGGCCCATCAAGTACGGCTGCTGGCCGCCGAGTTGGGCGAGCACGGCATCCGGGTCAACGGGGTCAACCCGGACGGTGTGGTGCGCGGTTCCGGGATCTTCGCGGGCGGCTGGGGCGCACAGCGGGCCGCGGTCTACGGGGTGCCGGAGGAGAAGCTGGGCGAGTTCTACGCCCAGCGGACCATCCTCAAGCGGGAGGTGCTGCCGGATCACGTCGCGAACGCCGTCTTCGCGCTGACCGGCGGCGATCTCACCCACACCACCGGCCTGCACATCCCCGTGGACGCGGGTGTCGCGGCCGCGTTCCTGCGGTGA
- a CDS encoding rhamnulokinase: MKAYAAVDLGASSGRVMVGRVGPDSLELSEAHRFRNRPVRLAEGLRWDILALYGGVLDGLRAAGQVASVGIDSWAVDYGLLDGDGALLGNPVHYRDARTEGVPEKVWATVPAAQLYAATGIQYAPFNTLYQLTAARERRQLCSAERLLLVPDLVSYWLTGEQGTELTNASTTQLVDPRTRTWAHGIAERLGIDLTLFAPLRQPGDPAGLLRPEVLEETGLTGPVPVTAVGSHDTASAVAAVPATGESFAYICTGTWSLAGLELTAPVLTEESRHANFTNELGLDGTVRYLRNIMGLWLLQECQRNWGEPDLGLLLREAGTVPTLRSVVDAGDERFLAPGRMPERIAEACRASGQPVPQTRAEVTRCVLDSLALAHRRAVEDAQRLADHPVDVVYLVGGGTRNALLCQLTADACGLPVVAGATEAAALGNVLVQARAHGLVGGLPAMRRLLSRTQPLTRYAPRGDGARWREAAARLATR; encoded by the coding sequence GTGAAGGCGTACGCCGCGGTCGACCTCGGCGCCTCCAGCGGGCGGGTGATGGTCGGCCGGGTCGGCCCGGACTCGCTGGAGCTGAGCGAGGCGCACCGGTTCCGCAACCGGCCGGTGCGCCTCGCGGAGGGGCTGCGCTGGGACATCCTCGCGCTGTACGGCGGGGTCCTGGACGGGCTGCGGGCGGCGGGCCAGGTGGCTTCCGTCGGCATCGACAGCTGGGCCGTCGACTACGGCCTGCTGGACGGGGACGGCGCCCTGCTGGGCAACCCGGTGCACTATCGCGACGCTCGCACCGAGGGTGTGCCGGAGAAGGTGTGGGCGACCGTGCCGGCCGCCCAGCTGTACGCGGCGACGGGCATCCAGTACGCGCCCTTCAACACCCTGTACCAGCTGACGGCGGCCCGCGAGAGGCGCCAACTGTGCTCTGCGGAACGGCTGTTGCTCGTCCCGGACCTGGTGTCGTACTGGCTGACCGGCGAGCAGGGCACCGAGCTGACCAACGCGTCCACCACCCAGCTCGTCGATCCGCGGACGCGGACGTGGGCACACGGCATCGCCGAGCGGCTCGGTATCGACCTCACCCTGTTCGCGCCGCTGCGGCAGCCCGGTGATCCGGCCGGGCTGCTGCGCCCTGAGGTGCTGGAGGAGACCGGGCTGACCGGTCCCGTGCCGGTGACGGCCGTCGGCTCGCACGACACCGCCTCCGCGGTGGCCGCCGTCCCGGCGACCGGTGAGTCCTTCGCCTACATCTGCACCGGCACCTGGTCCCTGGCGGGACTGGAGCTGACCGCTCCGGTGCTCACCGAGGAGAGCCGGCACGCGAACTTCACCAACGAGCTGGGGCTCGACGGCACGGTCCGGTATCTGCGCAACATCATGGGGCTGTGGCTGCTCCAGGAGTGCCAACGGAACTGGGGCGAGCCGGACTTGGGGCTGCTGTTGCGTGAGGCCGGTACCGTGCCCACGCTGCGCTCGGTGGTGGACGCCGGGGACGAGAGGTTCCTGGCGCCGGGGCGGATGCCGGAGCGGATCGCCGAGGCCTGCCGGGCGTCCGGGCAGCCGGTCCCGCAGACGCGGGCCGAGGTCACCCGGTGCGTCCTGGACTCGCTGGCCCTCGCCCACCGACGGGCCGTCGAGGACGCACAGCGGCTGGCCGACCATCCGGTGGACGTGGTGTACCTCGTCGGGGGCGGCACCCGCAACGCGCTGCTGTGCCAGCTGACCGCCGACGCCTGCGGGCTGCCCGTGGTCGCGGGCGCCACGGAGGCGGCGGCCCTCGGCAACGTCCTGGTCCAGGCGCGCGCCCACGGGCTCGTCGGCGGCCTGCCCGCGATGCGCCGGCTGCTCAGCCGCACACAGCCGCTGACCCGGTACGCGCCCCGTGGCGACGGCGCCCGCTGGCGGGAGGCCGCGGCGCGGCTCGCCACACGGTGA
- a CDS encoding (Fe-S)-binding protein: MRVALFLTCVNDTLYPDTGRAVVKLLTRLGVDIDFPKGQSCCGQAHYNTGYRHDAEPLARHFSDVFREYDAIVTPSGSCGAMVRELYPRMGERARAEGRGDSLARTLAPVVPKTYELTEFLVDVLGVTDVGAYYPHKVTYHPTCHGLRGLGLGDRPHRLLQAVKGLELLELPGAEECCGFGGTFALKNAEVSAAMGTDKVRNAESTGAEVLCAADNSCLMHIGGTMSRLEVGMRPVHIAEILASTEEEPAA; the protein is encoded by the coding sequence ATGCGTGTCGCCCTGTTCCTGACCTGTGTCAACGACACGCTCTATCCGGACACCGGCCGTGCCGTGGTGAAGCTGCTGACCAGACTGGGTGTCGACATCGACTTCCCGAAGGGCCAGAGCTGCTGCGGGCAGGCGCACTACAACACCGGTTACCGGCACGACGCCGAGCCGCTGGCCCGGCACTTCTCCGATGTCTTCCGCGAGTACGACGCGATCGTCACTCCCTCCGGATCCTGCGGGGCGATGGTGCGGGAGCTGTATCCGCGGATGGGCGAGCGGGCGCGCGCCGAGGGCCGCGGGGACTCGCTGGCGCGGACGCTGGCGCCGGTGGTGCCGAAGACGTACGAGCTGACCGAGTTCCTGGTGGACGTGCTGGGGGTGACGGACGTCGGTGCCTACTACCCGCACAAGGTCACCTATCACCCCACCTGCCACGGGCTGCGCGGCCTCGGGCTGGGCGACCGGCCGCACCGGCTGCTGCAGGCCGTCAAGGGCCTGGAGCTGCTGGAGTTGCCGGGTGCCGAGGAGTGCTGCGGTTTCGGTGGCACGTTCGCGCTGAAGAACGCCGAGGTGTCGGCCGCGATGGGCACGGACAAGGTGCGCAACGCCGAGTCGACCGGGGCCGAGGTGCTGTGCGCGGCGGACAACTCGTGTCTGATGCACATCGGCGGCACCATGAGCCGCCTGGAGGTGGGCATGCGGCCGGTGCACATCGCGGAGATCCTGGCGAGCACGGAGGAGGAACCGGCGGCATGA
- a CDS encoding LutB/LldF family L-lactate oxidation iron-sulfur protein, with the protein MSGTFVGMPAFPKAAHDALDNTTLRGNLRHATHTIRAKRARAVAELDDWAELREAGRRIKDHTLRHLDRYLERLEESVTAAGGTVHWAADADEANRIVADLVKATGESEVVKVKSMATQEIGLNEALEKESIRAYETDLAELIVQLGKDRPSHILVPAIHRNRGEIRDIFRSEMAAWGRPAPEDLTDTPAELAEAARLHLREKFLRAKVGISGANFMVAETGTLVVVESEGNGRMCLTLPETLISVVGIEKIVPTWRDLEVFLQTLPRSSTAERMNPYTSMWTGTTDGDGPRTFHLVLLDNGRTDTLADRVGRQALRCIRCSACLNVCPVYERAGGHAYGSVYPGPIGAILSPQLRGTASEIDASLPYASSLCGACYEVCPVAIDIPEVLVHLRERVVEGGPAVRQGNRVLLKPAKGHAAERAAMRAARWAFTHPGALRTGQRLASRTRRLHPRTLPGPGKAWSATRDLPAVPAEPFRDWWQRTRGGKDGAK; encoded by the coding sequence ATGAGCGGAACGTTCGTCGGCATGCCGGCCTTTCCGAAGGCGGCTCACGACGCCCTGGACAACACGACCCTGCGGGGCAATCTGCGGCACGCGACCCACACCATCCGCGCCAAACGGGCCCGTGCGGTGGCCGAGTTGGACGACTGGGCGGAGCTGCGCGAGGCGGGCCGCCGGATCAAGGACCACACGCTGCGCCATCTCGACCGCTACCTGGAGCGGTTGGAGGAGTCGGTGACCGCGGCGGGCGGTACCGTCCACTGGGCCGCGGACGCCGACGAGGCCAACCGCATCGTGGCCGACCTGGTCAAGGCGACCGGCGAGTCGGAGGTCGTCAAGGTCAAGTCGATGGCCACACAGGAGATCGGGCTCAACGAAGCCCTGGAGAAGGAGAGCATCCGGGCCTACGAGACCGATCTCGCCGAGCTCATCGTGCAGCTGGGCAAGGACCGGCCCTCGCACATCCTGGTGCCGGCCATCCACCGCAACCGGGGTGAGATCCGGGACATCTTCCGCTCCGAGATGGCCGCGTGGGGCCGCCCCGCCCCCGAGGACCTGACCGACACTCCGGCCGAACTCGCCGAGGCCGCGCGGCTGCACCTGCGGGAGAAGTTCCTGCGCGCCAAGGTCGGCATCTCCGGCGCCAACTTCATGGTCGCCGAGACCGGCACCCTCGTCGTCGTGGAGTCCGAGGGCAACGGCCGGATGTGCCTGACCCTGCCGGAGACGCTCATCTCGGTCGTCGGCATCGAGAAGATCGTCCCCACCTGGCGGGACCTGGAGGTCTTCCTGCAGACCCTCCCCCGCTCCTCCACCGCCGAGCGCATGAACCCCTACACGTCGATGTGGACCGGCACCACGGACGGCGACGGCCCCCGGACCTTCCACCTCGTCCTGCTCGACAACGGCCGCACCGACACCCTCGCCGACCGGGTCGGCCGCCAGGCCCTGCGCTGCATCCGCTGCTCCGCCTGCCTGAATGTGTGCCCGGTGTACGAGCGGGCGGGCGGACACGCCTACGGCTCGGTCTATCCCGGTCCGATCGGCGCGATCCTCAGCCCCCAACTCCGGGGCACCGCGAGCGAGATCGACGCCTCGCTGCCGTACGCCTCGTCGCTGTGCGGCGCCTGCTACGAGGTCTGCCCGGTCGCCATCGACATCCCCGAGGTGCTGGTGCACCTGCGGGAGCGGGTGGTGGAGGGCGGTCCGGCGGTCCGGCAGGGCAACAGGGTGCTGCTGAAACCGGCCAAGGGGCACGCCGCCGAGCGGGCGGCCATGCGCGCGGCACGCTGGGCGTTCACCCACCCCGGCGCCCTGCGCACCGGCCAGCGCCTCGCCTCCCGCACCCGCCGGCTTCACCCCCGTACCCTGCCGGGCCCGGGCAAGGCGTGGAGCGCCACCCGGGACCTGCCCGCCGTACCGGCGGAACCGTTCCGGGACTGGTGGCAGCGCACCCGTGGTGGAAAGGACGGCGCCAAGTGA
- a CDS encoding LutC/YkgG family protein, with amino-acid sequence MSSRERILGRVRRALADVAPDERPYEEAVGRDYLREHGGRTTGQTVELLAENLADYRAIVHRATDEEMPHLVMRLLARRGSQEVLVPPGLPPAWLAAADPVRIHDRAVSTAQRLDRVGSVVTGCAVAIAETGTIVLDGSPDQGRRRISLIPDHHICVVRVPDQVVSSVPQALERLDPARPLTWISGPSATSDIELDRVEGVHGPRTLEVILLS; translated from the coding sequence GTGAGCAGCAGGGAACGGATCCTGGGCCGGGTACGGCGCGCGCTCGCCGATGTGGCGCCGGACGAGCGGCCGTACGAGGAGGCCGTGGGCCGGGACTATCTGCGGGAGCACGGCGGCCGTACGACCGGGCAGACGGTGGAGCTGCTGGCGGAGAACCTGGCGGACTACCGGGCGATCGTGCACCGCGCCACCGACGAGGAGATGCCGCATCTCGTCATGCGGCTGCTGGCCCGGCGTGGCTCGCAGGAGGTGCTGGTACCGCCGGGGCTGCCACCGGCGTGGCTGGCCGCCGCCGACCCGGTGCGGATCCATGACCGGGCGGTGAGCACAGCGCAGCGGCTGGACCGGGTCGGCAGTGTGGTGACGGGGTGTGCCGTGGCGATCGCCGAGACCGGCACGATCGTCCTGGACGGCTCCCCCGACCAGGGCCGGCGCCGTATCTCGCTCATCCCCGACCACCACATCTGTGTCGTCCGGGTGCCGGACCAGGTGGTCTCCTCGGTCCCGCAGGCCCTCGAACGCCTCGACCCGGCCCGCCCGTTGACCTGGATCTCCGGCCCGTCGGCCACGAGCGACATCGAGCTGGACCGGGTGGAGGGCGTGCACGGTCCGCGCACGCTGGAAGTGATCCTGCTGAGCTGA
- a CDS encoding TetR/AcrR family transcriptional regulator produces the protein MASPDKVSPRDRLLDAAARLSYREGVSVGIEALCREAGVSKRSMYQFFPSKDAMLAAGLERRIPWYDAQLAHPDPEAATPRERILYVFERLEQASVAADYHGCPYLAVLVELKDPGHPATEVARRVKERLAGTLRAEAERGGARDPELLARQLLLIFDGASARAGAGVERLDDGLATATATALLDAAGVH, from the coding sequence ATGGCTTCCCCCGACAAGGTGTCCCCGCGCGACCGGCTGCTCGACGCGGCCGCCCGGCTCTCCTACCGCGAGGGCGTCTCCGTCGGCATCGAGGCGCTGTGCCGCGAGGCGGGCGTCTCCAAGCGTTCGATGTACCAGTTCTTCCCGAGCAAGGACGCGATGCTGGCCGCGGGCCTGGAACGCCGCATCCCCTGGTACGACGCCCAGCTCGCACATCCCGACCCGGAGGCCGCCACCCCGCGCGAGCGCATCCTGTACGTCTTCGAACGTCTTGAGCAGGCCTCCGTGGCCGCCGACTACCACGGCTGCCCCTATCTGGCCGTCCTGGTGGAGCTGAAGGACCCAGGGCATCCGGCGACCGAGGTCGCCCGGCGCGTCAAGGAGCGGCTGGCCGGGACCCTTCGCGCCGAGGCGGAGCGCGGCGGCGCCCGTGACCCCGAGCTGCTCGCCCGCCAGCTCCTCCTGATCTTCGACGGCGCCAGCGCGCGGGCCGGTGCCGGGGTGGAACGCCTGGACGACGGACTGGCGACGGCCACGGCGACGGCGCTGCTGGATGCGGCGGGGGTGCACTAG
- a CDS encoding AAA family ATPase, whose protein sequence is MFTSVDDVSARLAETGYLASPAVATTVFLADRLGKPLLVEGPAGVGKTELAKAVAQVAGARLVRLQCYEGVDESRALYEWNHAKQLLRISAGRDESWDETRTDIFSEEFLLPRPLLTAIRSAEPTVLLIDETDKADVEMEGLLLEVLSDFQITVPELGTVTATRRPFVVLTSNAGRELSEALRRRCLFLHIGFPEEELERRIVRLKVPGLTAALAESVVRVVGALRAMDLRKVPSVAETIDWARTLLALGADTLDETVVRDSLGVILKHQDDIQKAAAKLDLDAL, encoded by the coding sequence TTGTTCACGTCCGTCGACGACGTCTCCGCCCGCCTCGCCGAGACCGGCTACCTCGCCTCGCCCGCCGTCGCCACGACCGTGTTCCTCGCCGACCGGCTCGGTAAGCCGCTGCTGGTGGAGGGCCCGGCCGGGGTCGGGAAGACCGAGCTGGCCAAGGCGGTCGCCCAGGTGGCCGGAGCCCGGCTGGTCCGGCTGCAGTGCTACGAGGGCGTGGACGAGTCCCGCGCGCTGTACGAGTGGAACCACGCCAAGCAGCTGCTGCGGATCAGCGCGGGCCGCGACGAGAGCTGGGACGAGACCCGCACCGACATCTTCAGCGAGGAGTTCCTGCTCCCCCGCCCGCTGCTCACCGCCATCCGCAGTGCGGAGCCGACGGTGCTGCTGATCGACGAGACCGACAAGGCCGACGTCGAGATGGAGGGACTGCTGCTGGAGGTGCTCAGCGACTTCCAGATCACGGTCCCGGAGCTGGGCACGGTCACCGCGACCCGCCGCCCGTTCGTCGTCCTCACCTCCAACGCCGGCCGGGAGCTGTCCGAGGCCCTGCGCCGCCGCTGCCTGTTCCTGCACATCGGCTTCCCCGAGGAGGAGCTGGAACGGCGGATCGTACGGCTGAAGGTGCCGGGCCTGACCGCGGCGCTGGCCGAGTCGGTGGTCCGGGTGGTCGGGGCGCTGCGCGCGATGGACCTGCGCAAGGTGCCGTCCGTCGCGGAGACCATCGACTGGGCGCGCACCCTGCTGGCGCTGGGCGCCGACACCCTGGACGAGACGGTCGTACGGGACAGCCTCGGGGTGATCCTCAAGCATCAGGACGACATCCAGAAGGCGGCGGCGAAGCTCGACCTGGACGCGCTGTGA
- a CDS encoding vWA domain-containing protein: MTAVADRITGLVGALRAHGVRIGTGETVDAARAVEALGLTDRERLREGLAATLLHGPAQRAVFDPVFDLYFPRTVGGLHRPGGAGRDELRDRLAEALATDDQALMAQLAAEAVDGLGGYGSSPGSDGWSAYQTLDRLRPQTLLARVRADVRGREGTGARTGAGFADRLLDDEIRRRIEEFRRMVGAEARRRVAERRGRDEIARRGVVPTADRVDFLSANRDQLAELRRAVQPLARKLATRLAARRRRAARGTVDLRRTLRSSLSTGGVPMRPVLRRRRPVRPELVLLCDVSGSVSGFSDFTMLLVQALHDQFSKVRVFAFVNRLDEVTGLLDHGRADPDGLGARIHAEATLTGWHGSSDYGVALGEFTARYGTAVGPRTTVFVLGDARTNMSDPNLAAVREVAGRARRVYWLNPEPRDRWGSGDSAAPAYAELVEMHECRTARQLSALIARLLPV, from the coding sequence GTGACCGCGGTCGCAGACCGGATCACCGGGCTGGTCGGGGCGCTGCGCGCGCACGGCGTGCGGATCGGCACCGGCGAGACCGTGGACGCGGCCCGCGCGGTGGAGGCGCTGGGGCTCACGGACCGGGAGCGGCTGCGCGAGGGGCTGGCCGCGACGCTGCTGCACGGGCCCGCTCAGCGCGCGGTGTTCGACCCGGTCTTCGACCTGTACTTCCCGCGCACGGTCGGCGGCCTCCACCGCCCCGGCGGCGCCGGCCGGGACGAGCTGCGCGACCGGCTGGCCGAGGCGCTGGCCACCGACGACCAGGCGCTGATGGCCCAGTTGGCGGCGGAGGCGGTCGACGGCCTGGGTGGCTACGGCAGTTCACCCGGCTCGGACGGCTGGTCGGCCTACCAGACGCTGGACCGACTGCGTCCGCAGACCCTGTTGGCCCGGGTGCGGGCGGATGTACGGGGCCGCGAGGGGACCGGCGCCAGGACCGGGGCCGGTTTCGCGGACCGGCTGCTGGACGACGAGATCCGGCGCCGTATCGAGGAGTTCCGGCGGATGGTCGGGGCGGAGGCGCGGCGCCGGGTCGCCGAGCGGCGCGGGCGGGACGAGATCGCCCGGCGCGGTGTCGTGCCGACCGCGGACCGGGTCGACTTCCTGTCCGCGAACCGGGACCAACTGGCCGAGCTGCGCAGGGCGGTCCAGCCGCTCGCGCGCAAGCTGGCCACCCGGCTCGCCGCACGCCGGCGCCGGGCCGCGCGCGGCACCGTCGACCTGCGCCGCACCCTGCGCTCCTCGCTGTCGACGGGCGGGGTGCCGATGCGTCCGGTGCTGCGCCGGCGCCGCCCGGTCCGCCCCGAACTGGTGCTTCTCTGCGACGTGTCCGGGTCGGTGTCGGGCTTCTCCGACTTCACGATGCTGCTGGTGCAGGCGCTGCACGACCAGTTCAGCAAGGTCCGCGTGTTCGCCTTCGTCAACCGGCTCGACGAGGTGACCGGCCTGCTCGACCACGGCCGCGCCGACCCCGACGGGCTCGGCGCCCGCATCCACGCCGAGGCCACGCTCACCGGCTGGCACGGCAGCAGCGACTACGGCGTGGCCCTCGGCGAGTTCACGGCGCGGTACGGCACCGCGGTGGGCCCGCGCACGACCGTGTTCGTCCTCGGTGACGCCCGGACGAACATGAGCGACCCGAACCTGGCCGCCGTACGGGAGGTCGCAGGGCGGGCGCGGCGCGTGTACTGGCTGAACCCCGAGCCTCGCGACCGGTGGGGCAGCGGCGACTCGGCCGCGCCCGCGTACGCCGAGCTGGTCGAGATGCACGAGTGCCGTACGGCCCGTCAGCTCAGCGCGCTGATCGCCCGGCTGCTGCCGGTGTGA
- a CDS encoding RNA polymerase sigma factor, producing the protein MTTATPPTAALPWDRAPGIPRRPTPWRRFTQALRARVLACVLARARTDAPTDPAPGTGATGAVRAVRLTVAPEQPPGIEELYHHRRLALVRLAVLLVDDLPTAEDVVQDAFTALFRRHGHRLASLDDPEAYLRTSVVNAARSVLRRRRTVRAHTPAPERHAPGAEEDVLLHEDHREVLAALRTLTRRQREVLVLRYWSHLSEAEIATTLGLSRGAVKSTASRALDALGRRLEGLR; encoded by the coding sequence ATGACGACAGCCACACCGCCGACGGCGGCCCTGCCCTGGGACCGGGCGCCCGGCATCCCGCGACGCCCCACGCCCTGGCGGAGGTTCACCCAGGCACTGCGCGCCCGTGTCCTCGCCTGCGTCCTCGCCCGCGCCCGTACGGACGCGCCCACCGATCCGGCTCCCGGTACGGGCGCCACCGGCGCGGTCCGAGCGGTCCGCCTCACCGTGGCTCCCGAACAGCCACCCGGCATCGAGGAGTTGTACCACCACCGTCGGCTCGCCCTGGTCCGGCTCGCGGTGCTGCTGGTGGACGATCTGCCCACCGCCGAGGACGTCGTGCAGGACGCCTTCACCGCGCTCTTCCGCCGGCACGGCCACCGGCTCGCCTCGCTCGACGACCCGGAGGCGTATCTGAGGACCAGCGTCGTCAACGCGGCCCGGTCGGTGCTGCGCCGGCGCAGGACCGTACGAGCGCACACCCCCGCACCCGAGCGGCACGCACCCGGCGCCGAGGAGGACGTACTGCTGCACGAGGACCACCGCGAGGTGCTCGCGGCGCTGCGCACGCTGACCCGGCGGCAGCGGGAGGTTCTGGTGCTGCGCTACTGGTCGCATCTGAGCGAGGCCGAGATCGCGACGACGCTCGGCCTGTCGCGAGGTGCCGTCAAGTCCACGGCCAGCCGGGCCCTGGACGCCCTCGGCCGACGTCTGGAGGGGCTGCGATGA
- a CDS encoding pirin family protein — protein MSNLDRAPVPSVCGGRGFVVAEPVRELLSPRRVRLGESTEVRRLLPNLGRRMIGAWAFVDHYGPDDIADEPGMQVPPHPHIGLQTVSWLHEGEVLHRDSTGSLQTIRPRQLGLMTSGRGISHSEESPRPHARFLHGAQLWVALPDEHRHTAPHFEYHPDLPTLSAPGLTATVLLGSLDGTPSPGTTYTPIAGADLTLTRGADVRLPLEPDFEYGVLAMSGEVHVDGVPVLPGSLLYLGCGRSELPLRAESDAGVMLLGGEPFAEELIMWWNFVARSQEEIVQAREEWMKGVRFGEVKGYDGAPLPAPELPPVPLKPRGRAR, from the coding sequence ATGAGCAATCTTGACCGCGCGCCCGTGCCCAGTGTCTGCGGCGGCCGCGGATTCGTCGTGGCCGAGCCCGTCCGCGAACTGCTGAGCCCCCGTCGTGTCCGGCTGGGCGAGTCGACCGAGGTGCGCCGGCTGCTGCCGAACCTCGGCCGTCGCATGATCGGCGCGTGGGCCTTCGTGGACCACTACGGGCCGGACGACATCGCCGACGAGCCCGGCATGCAGGTCCCGCCGCATCCGCACATCGGGCTGCAGACGGTCAGCTGGCTGCACGAGGGTGAGGTGCTGCACCGCGACTCGACGGGCAGCCTGCAGACGATCAGGCCCAGGCAGCTGGGCCTGATGACCTCGGGCCGCGGGATCAGCCACTCCGAGGAGAGCCCGCGCCCGCACGCCCGTTTCCTGCACGGCGCGCAACTGTGGGTCGCACTGCCCGACGAGCACCGCCACACCGCCCCGCACTTCGAGTACCACCCGGACCTGCCCACGCTCAGCGCGCCCGGCCTGACCGCCACGGTGCTCCTGGGCAGCCTCGACGGCACTCCCTCCCCCGGTACGACGTACACCCCGATCGCCGGCGCCGACCTCACCCTCACCCGGGGTGCCGACGTACGGCTGCCCCTGGAGCCCGACTTCGAGTACGGCGTCCTTGCCATGTCCGGCGAGGTGCACGTGGACGGCGTACCGGTGCTGCCCGGTTCCCTGCTCTACCTCGGCTGCGGCCGCTCCGAACTCCCGCTGCGCGCCGAGTCGGACGCCGGAGTCATGCTGCTGGGCGGCGAGCCGTTCGCGGAGGAGCTGATCATGTGGTGGAACTTCGTCGCCCGCTCCCAGGAGGAGATCGTACAGGCTCGCGAGGAGTGGATGAAGGGGGTCCGATTCGGCGAGGTGAAGGGCTACGACGGAGCTCCACTGCCAGCACCCGAGCTGCCGCCGGTGCCGTTGAAACCACGCGGAAGGGCGCGCTGA